The Paenibacillus antri genomic interval TTTCTGGGGCGGTCTGGTACCGGGGCATCTGGACGAGATCGAAGCGATGGCGTCGCTCGGCGTCGTCGGGTTCAAGGCGTTCATGTCCAGCCCGGGCGGAGAGGGCGACGGCCGGTTCCGCGAGGTAGACGATGCGACCTTATTCGAAGGCATGCGGCGGATCGCCTCGATCGGCGGGCTGCTCGCGCTTCATGCGGAGAGCGATTCCATCACATCCCTCCTCGCGGCGGATGCGCTGGCGAGCGGCCGGACGAGCGCGCGCGACTTCGCGGCGTCGCGTCCGATCGCCGCGGAGACGGAGGCGGTGGGAAGGGCGCTCGTATTCGCGGAGCGCGCCGGGTGCCGGTTGCACTTCGTGCATATCAGCAGCGCCGACGCCGTCCGCCTGATCGACGCCGCGAAGCGGCGGGGTCAAGACGTCACCGTCGAGACCTGTCCGCATTACTTGACGTTGACCGAAGACGATATGGCGTCTCTTGGAGCCGTCGCGAAATGCGCGCCTCCGCTGCGGAGCGACTCCGAACGGCGGCAATTGTGGGAACAAACGGCGGCGGGCCGTATCGATCTGATCGCCTCGGACCATTCGCCCTGCCCGCCCGAGCTGAAGGAAGGTTCCTTTTTCTCGGCGTGGGGAGGGATATCGGGGGCGCAGAGCAGCTTGGAGCTGCTCTTCGACGAAGCGGTGCTGCGCCGCGGTTTGCCGCCGACGCTCGTCGCCGAGCTGACGGCGGCGGGGCCTGCCCGACGGTTCGGGCTCTCGGACCGCAAGGGCGCGATCGCGGTCGGCCTCGACGCGGATCTGGCCGTGCTCGACCCGAACCGAGCGTACACGCTGCAAGCGTCGGATTTACGGTACCGACACCGTCACAGCCCCTATCTCGGCAGGACGTTGGGCTGTAAGATTCGGGAGACCTTGCTTCGCGGGGAGAGCGTATATCAGGAGGAAACAGGGAACGTCGTCCCGGGCGGCGGACGTTTCCTCCGGAAATCTTGAGGAGGGGACGCGAATGGACACAGTAAATGTCTTACGAGCTGCGCCCTTAATGCACGACGTACTGCGCGACTTGGCGTCCTTCAGCGCGGACGGCCCCGGCGTCACCCGCCTGCTCTACAGCCGCGAATGGGGAGAGGCGCAGCAGTATTTGATGCGGCGCATGACGACGCTTGGCTTCGACGTTCGCTGCGACCGCGTCGGCAACGTGTACGGACGTGTAGAGGGAGCGCGCTACGGCGCTCCTGCCGTCCTGACCGGATCGCATGTGGATACGGTGCGATGCGGAGGCGTCTTCGACGGCGCTTACGGCATCGCGGCCGGTATCGCGGCGCTCGATTGGCTGCGCCGCACGTATGGACCTCCGATTCGACCGCTGGAGATCGTCTCCTTCTGCGAGGAGGAAGGGAGCCGGTTCCCGCTTTCCTATTGGGGCTCCGGCAATGTGACCGGTGCGTACGACCTTGCGGAAGCGCCTCGGCACATCGACTTCGCGGGGATCTCCATGCAGGAAGCTATGGTCGCGGCAGGCTACGGCCGAGAGGACCAGGCCTTGCCGAGGCGGACCGACATTGCCGCCTTCGTGGAGGCGCATATCGAACAGGGCGTGACGCTCGAACGCCTCGGGCACGACGTCGGTATCGTGACGGCCATCGTCGGGCAGAAGCGGTTTATTGTTAAGCTGACCGGGGAAGCGAACCACGCCGGCACGACGCCGATGACGATGCGGCGGGACCCGTGCGCGGGCGCCGCCGAGATCGTCGCCAAGCTGGAGCGAATGGCGCTTCAAGCCGGCGACCCGCTCGTCGCGACGGTCGGTCGATTGGAGCTGTCGCCGAATACGCCGAATGTCATTCCCGGCTCCGTCACGTTCACGATCGACGTGCGGCATGCG includes:
- the allB gene encoding allantoinase AllB, with amino-acid sequence MATYELVVTGGFVVCESGGVRDIDIGVNGGRIAALAPSLSGESTIDAAGCYVLPGMVDAHVHFNEPNFGHWEGFRTGSASLAAGGITTYIDMPLNGNPPTVTPAALAAKASLAEGASAVDYAFWGGLVPGHLDEIEAMASLGVVGFKAFMSSPGGEGDGRFREVDDATLFEGMRRIASIGGLLALHAESDSITSLLAADALASGRTSARDFAASRPIAAETEAVGRALVFAERAGCRLHFVHISSADAVRLIDAAKRRGQDVTVETCPHYLTLTEDDMASLGAVAKCAPPLRSDSERRQLWEQTAAGRIDLIASDHSPCPPELKEGSFFSAWGGISGAQSSLELLFDEAVLRRGLPPTLVAELTAAGPARRFGLSDRKGAIAVGLDADLAVLDPNRAYTLQASDLRYRHRHSPYLGRTLGCKIRETLLRGESVYQEETGNVVPGGGRFLRKS
- a CDS encoding Zn-dependent hydrolase — its product is MDTVNVLRAAPLMHDVLRDLASFSADGPGVTRLLYSREWGEAQQYLMRRMTTLGFDVRCDRVGNVYGRVEGARYGAPAVLTGSHVDTVRCGGVFDGAYGIAAGIAALDWLRRTYGPPIRPLEIVSFCEEEGSRFPLSYWGSGNVTGAYDLAEAPRHIDFAGISMQEAMVAAGYGREDQALPRRTDIAAFVEAHIEQGVTLERLGHDVGIVTAIVGQKRFIVKLTGEANHAGTTPMTMRRDPCAGAAEIVAKLERMALQAGDPLVATVGRLELSPNTPNVIPGSVTFTIDVRHAEEATLSAFGDAVSRLVQEVSARRGLQAETSLWVDTAPAPMHPALYGSMERISAAKGLSPRLMTSGAGHDAQMLQTICPSAMVFVPSRHGVSHSPEEYSSPKALEDGLEVLIAMLYELAYEERLP